The DNA sequence CGCTCGTTGTACGTAGCGCACGATATCAAAGCCGGCGAAATTTTCACCAAGGATAATCTGCGCGTGGTGCGGCCCGGGGATGGACTCCCCCCCCGCTACTATGAGCAATTGTTGGGGAAGCCGGCGCGGCAGGACCTTAGTGCCGGGCTGCCCCTGACCTGGGACGCTCTGTAAGGGCAGCTATGGCATTGCTGGCGCCGGTGGTGGCGCGCACCCGTGATATTCTGCAGCTTCGATTCACTGCGCTGTTTGCCTCCCTTCCGGCACGAGTGCTGGCCAACATTTCCCCGCCCAGCGCCTTCCGCCGCCTGCTGAAAGTACTGGGCTACGCGGCGCTGCGGCTGGTGGGCAACGTGTTCCGGCCCATCCGGAACCCCGAGCAGCTGCGGGGCGTGGTGTGGCTCTACGTGGTCAGTCAGAATAATTACGAGGCGCTGGAGTTTATCCGCCGGGCCCGGCCCGACAGCGTGCTGGTGGCGGGCCAGAGCAAGGAAATCGGGCGCTACAACGGGGCCGTGAACCGCCTTTCGCTGCGGCGCAAGCTGCTCTACTACTGGCAGTTTCCGCTGGTACTATGGGAGCTGCGCCAGACCGAGGGTTCCCGCGCCTGGCGCTTTTTCGACCTGGTTTTCAATGCCATTGGCTACTACGAGGTCTACGTGCGGGCCCTGCGCCACTACCGGCCCCGCGCCATCGTGCTGGCCAACGACCACAACGACGACGCCCGGGCCCTGCTGCTGGCCGCCCGCGCCTGCGGCGTGCCCACGGCCTACGTGCAGCACGCCAGCGTGAGCACCAACTTCCCGCCCCTGGGCTTCGACCTGAGTTTGCTCGAGGGCCAGGATGCGCTGGACAAGTACCGGCAGTGCGGACCGGTGCGGGGCCGGGTCGAGCTGGTGGGCATGCCCAAGGCCGACGCCTTTCTGGCCCGCAAAAACCAGCAGCCCGCCGTGCGGCGCGTGGGCATTGCCATCAACACGCTCGATGAAACGGCGGCCC is a window from the Hymenobacter aquaticus genome containing:
- a CDS encoding glycosyltransferase family protein, with translation MALLAPVVARTRDILQLRFTALFASLPARVLANISPPSAFRRLLKVLGYAALRLVGNVFRPIRNPEQLRGVVWLYVVSQNNYEALEFIRRARPDSVLVAGQSKEIGRYNGAVNRLSLRRKLLYYWQFPLVLWELRQTEGSRAWRFFDLVFNAIGYYEVYVRALRHYRPRAIVLANDHNDDARALLLAARACGVPTAYVQHASVSTNFPPLGFDLSLLEGQDALDKYRQCGPVRGRVELVGMPKADAFLARKNQQPAVRRVGIAINTLDETAALTTALAYLLPEFPMLTFTLRPHPGDRRDFSFLARQYPQLQFSDARQQNVFDFLGEQDALLAADTSTHLEAVLLNVASLYYRFGTHGVADDYYGYVAHGLSERADTLPALAALLRRYQQHKPADLYQRAAYYNATLGTPDEGHSQERAVRLLSEWLDA